TGACAACAACCCGCCCCGAAAGCACGGTAACATCCCCTTATGATGGGTAAGGCCGGCTGTAACTTCGCCGGTGCGATCGGGCTGCTGGCTTTTCTGGGCGGGGCGGTGACGATCGCCGGCTGCGCCACCGCGCCTCGCCCCGTCACCAAGCTGGTCAACGGTCGCATCGTCGCCTCGCGCCCGATCAGCCCGAACGCCTACGAGCACGTCACGCGCTCGCTTTTGTACGAAGAGGAAGAGCGCTGGGAAGAAGCCGCCGCCGAACTGCAGCGCGCCCTGCCCTTCGACAGCGACGCGCCCGAATTGAACGCCCACCTGGCCGAGCTTTTCTTGAAGCTGGGGCGGCTGGACGACGCCGGTGATCAGGTGCGGCGGTCGCTGCACATCGAGCCCACCGTCGACGGCTGGGTGGCCAGCGCCCACCTCAAACAGGCCCGCGGCGACATCGCCGGCACGCTGGATTCGCTGCGCCACGCGGTGGCCCTGTCGGTCGACGACGACGATCCCGAGGCGGCCGAGCGCGCCTACCTGGATCTGGCCGACGAGGAGATCGTCGCCCTGGAGATCGACGCCGCCTTTCAAACCACCCGGCAGCTGGTGGGCAGCGAGCCCGACTCGCAGCGCGCGCGCATCCAGCTGTCGGCCCTGGCCTGGGCGCTGGGCAAGTTCGACGACGCCGAGGCCAGCTTGCGCGCCGCCCTCGAGCAAGAACCGGGCGACGTCGAATCGCGTTTGATGCTGGCCGAGTTGCAGGTCGCGCGCGGGTCGGTCGCGGCGGCGAAGGCCAGCTTTCGCGAGGCGATGGATCGCTCGGACTCGCCGCTGGAGATCGCCGCCGCCTTCGTCGGCTGGATGACCTCGCGCGGTGACACCGCCGAAGCCGCCGAGGTGGCCGATCGCCTGACCGCCGAGGGCGGCGACCCGCAAAGCCTGGAACAGATGAGCCGCATCGAGCGCGCCGCCAAACGCTGGGATCGGGCGCTGGCCCTGGCCAACAAAGCGTTGCGTGCCGGCGAGAACGCCGGGCATGTCGCCTTGCTGGTGGGCGCCGCCCAGGCCGACAGCGGCAACCGCGCCGCGGCGGTGATGAGTTACCTTTCGGTGCAGCCTGACGCCAACGATTACCTGGAGGCGCGGCTGCGCGCCGCCGAGATCTTGCGCGACGAAGGCAAGACCGACGAGGCGGGAAAGTTGATCGATCAGGAGCTCGGCGCGGTGTCCGACGCCGACGCGCGGGCGTCGCTGCTGGTCAATCGCAGCCTGATCGACGAAAAAACCGGCGACGCCGTCCGCGCCGCCCGCCGCCTTGATGACGGGTTGGCCAAAGATCCCGGCAACGCCCGGCTGCTGATGGCGCGCGCCGCGGTGGAAGACCGGCGCGGCGACTGGCGCGCGTCGTTGACCCTGGCTGAAAAGGTGCTGGCCAAGGATCCGCGCAGCGTCGAAGCGCTGAACTTCATCGGCTTCGTTTCAGCCGAGCACGCCTTCGAATTGCCGCGCGCCACGCGGCAACTGCAAGCGGCCATCGCCCTCAATCCGGGGACGGGCGGGATCTTGGATTCGCTCGGATGGGCGTACTTCCGCGCCGGTGACCTGACGCGGGCATCGCAATTTTTGGAGCAGGCCAACCGTCTCGAACCCGGCGACCCGGAGATCCTCGAGCACCTTGGCGATCTGGCCGCCGGCCAGCACGCGCCGGCGCGGGCGCTGGAGATCTATCGCCAGGCCCTGGGTCGCTCGCCGTCGGATCGGACCGCGCGCGAGCTGCAGGATCGGGTGCGCACGCTAGACGCCAAGAGCGCCGCCGGCCGATGATCGGGCGAAAGACCCGCGCGCAGGGCCGCCCACCGACGGTGGTGGCGCGGCGCCTTTTCGTGGCGTCGCTGCTCGCCTTCGTTGCTAGCGCCGGCTGCCACCATCCACCACCCGCGCAGCGCCCCACGCCCGGCCCGTCGGCAGCCGCGCTGCTGGCCAGCCTGACCGCGCGCCAGGCCGCCGTCCGCACCATGAACGCGCGCGTGCGCGCCACCAGCTGGATCGACGACCAGCGGCTGCGCGCGTCGGTGCTGATGCTGGTGACCCGGACCGGGCAGCTGCGTTTCGAAGCCGAGGTCAGCTTGCAAGGAACTGTTTCGATCCTCACCACCGACGGGACACGCTTCGCACTTCTGGATCTGCAGAAGAACGAACTGCACCAGGGCCCGGCCTGCCCCGCCAACGTGGCGGCGCTGATCCGCATCCCGCTTTTGCCGGAGGAGGTGGCGGCCATCCTGCTGGGCGACGTGCACCTGGATCCGCCGGCCGATGACCAACCCGATCAGGTCAGCTGGGACGCCCAGCGCGCCGCCGACGTTCTTCTCCGCACCGACACCGGCGGCCGGCGCACCTGGCTTTATTTTCAGGACCACGGCCGCGATCGCGATCTCATCGCGGTGGTGCGCGACGACGGCAAGAACCGGCTGTGGCAAAGCGCGTACGACGATCAGCGATCGGTCAGCACCATGCGCTTGCCGGGCGTCATCCGCTTCGCCGAAGGAAACCAAAGCTTCGATCAGGGCGTCGAGGTGAAATTCAAGGACGTCACCATCAACGTCGTGCCGCGCCCGGAAGCTTTCACCCTGGTGGCGCCGGCCGGCGTGGCCACGCACGAGGAGGCGTGCGCGCCGTGAGCGGCGCCGGCGACGCCGGGCCCCTGCTGCAGGTGCGCGGCCTGACCACGGTGATCCGCAGCGGCGGACGCGAGCTGCCGGCGGTGTCCGAGGTGTCATTCACCGTCGCCGCCGGGCGCACGCTGGGCCTGGTGGGCGAATCGGGCTGCGGTAAATCGCTGACCGCGCTGTCGATCCTGCGCCTGTTGCCCGAACCAGCGGCGCGCATCGCCGGCGGGGCCATCTATTTCGACGGCGTGGATCTGGCCGCCGCGCCCGAGGCGATCCTGCGCGACATTCGCGGTCGCAGCATCGCCATGATCTTCCAGGAACCGTCGACCGCGCTGAACCCGGTCCTGACCATCGCCGACCAGGTGGGCGAGCCGCTGCGCATTCACCAGGGACTGTCGCGCAAGCAAGCCGACGCGCGCGCCGTCGCGCTGCTGGAGAAGGTGGGCATTCCCGCCGCCGCCGAACGGGCGCGCGCCTACCCGCACCAGCTGTCCGGTGGCATGAAACAGCGGGCCACCATCGCCATGGCTCTGTCCTGCGCACCGCGCCTGCTGATCGCCGACGAGCCCACCACCGCCCTCGACGTGACGGTGCAAGCGCAGATTCTGCAGTTGCTCGGTCGCCTGGGTCGCGAGCTCGGCATGGCGCAGCTGCTGATCACCCACGATCTGGGCGTGGTGGCCGAGACCTGTGACGACGTGGCTGTCATGTACGCCGGCCGCATCGTCGAGCACGCCACCGCAAGCGCGTTGTTCGCGGCGCCCCGCCATCCGTACACCGTCGGCCTTTTGCGGGCGGTGCCTCGCGCCGAGTCCACCAACCCCGCCCACGCCGCGCCGGGCAGCGCCACACGCGCGCGCCTGCTGGAAATCGCCGGCACGGTGCCGCCGCTGTCGGCGCCGCCACCCGGCTGCGCGTTCGCCGATCGCTGCCCGCGCGCCGACGCCGCCTGCCGGGCCGCCTTGCCCAAGCTGGCGCCGACCGCCGACGATCCCGCGCACCTGGTTCGCTGCATCCACCCACACGCGCCGGGCGAAAAGGTGGTGTGAAGTGACGGAAATGATCGCACCGCGCTCGCCGCTGTTGCGGGTGGACGGCCTGGTCAAACATTTCGTCCAGGGTGGCGGGCTGCGCGGTCCGCGGGCCGTCGTGCACGCCATCGACGGCGTTTCGTTCGACCTGGCGGCGGGCGAAACGCTGGGCCTGGTCGGCGAATCCGGCTCGGGCAAGACGACCCTCGGTCGCACCGTGCTGCGCTTGTACGAGCCGACGGCCGGGCGCGTGTTGTTCGAAGGCGCGGATCTGCGGACGCTGCCGCCGCCGGCCCTGCGCCAGATGCGCCAGCACATGCAGATGATCTTTCAAGACCCGGTCGGATCGTTGAACCCGCGCCTGACCGTGGAAGACATCGTCGCCGAGCCGCTGGACATTCACGGCCTGGCGGCGTCGCGCGCCGATCGCCGCGCGCGCGCCTCTGCGTTGCTGGAACGGGTGGGCCTGCGCCCGGACGCCTTGGCGCGCCGACCGCACGAATTTTCCGGCGGCCAGCGCCAGCGAATCGGCATCGCCCGCGCCCTGGCCTCGCGGCCGCGTTTCATCGTCGCCGACGAGCCGATCTCCGCCCTGGACGTTTCCATCCAGGCGCAGATCGTGAACCTGCTCGGCGATCTGCAGGCCGCCGACGGCCTGGCGTTCCTATTTATCTCGCACGATCTGAAAGTGGTGCGCCACCTGGCTCAGCGGGTGGCCGTGATGTACCTGGGCCAGATCGTCGAGCTGGCGGCCGCCCCCGCGCTGTACGCCGCGCCCGGTCACCCCTACACGCGCGCCTTGCTGTCCGCCATCCCGTCGGTCGATCCGGAACGCAAGCGCCTGCGCGTGCTGCTGGAGGGTGACCCGCCGTCGCCGCTGGCCCCGCCGCGCGGTTGTCGTTTCCACCCGCGCTGTCCGATCTACGCCGAGAAGCGCGACCCGGTGTGCGTCGAAACGCCGCCCCCACTGGCGCCGTTTGCCGGCGCCAGCGACGGTCAGGTGGCGGCCTGCCACTTTGCGGGGTGAGCCACCGGGGCCCGTCAACGGACGCTATAGGCCGTTAACCTTGCCCTGCGCCTTGATCGTGAAACTGGCGATCTTGGCCGTCGCAAGACCCGTCGAATGCATGGTGTTCAAGCTTTGGCCGGCGACGCTGTTCGGAAGCTTGGCGACGTTCAGGGCCCAGATTTCCAGCTCGTAGTTATCGACTGAGCCGCCACCCGGCCCCTCCCACCCTGCCGTATTGTTGAACGCGTCTTTTTGGCTAGCGCCCGCCGGGTTCGTTGGCATCGCACCCCGGGGGAGGCCCGCCGGCAGCATCGTCAGGGACGCGGGGATGTCCCACAGAATCCAGTGCGTGTTGGTCATTGTCACGTCGTACATCGAAATCGCAAAGCTCAGGGTGCCGGCCGGAACACCGGTCCAAGCCAACGCTGGCGACACGTTCATGGGAGCGGAGTTCGCCGCTGGGAAGACCAGATTTGCGCCCATCATTTTCAGACTGGTGCTTGTCATGGTGAGTGGGCCCGCCACAACGTCGGTGCCGCTATCGTTCGACGCTGTGTCCATGCCGCCGTTTGTGTCGCCGGACGCATCCACCGACGCGTCGACGACCGAGCCGCCGCTGCCACCCGTACCCGTGCCCCCGGTCCCGGTGCTGCCGCCCGTCCCACTGGCGCCGCCGGTTCCGCTGCCGCCCGTGCCGGCGCCGCCGGTCCCGCTCCCACCGCCACTGCCATTTGTGCCGCCACTTCCTCCCGACCCGCCCCCTGACGAACACCCGAGGGTCAGTAACGACAAGCAAACTGTCCCGACAGCGAGACGCGAAGCGAAAGCGTGGCTCATAACGGTCCTCCTGGGAAAGAACGGCGATCTGACACCTTTCTACGTTGGAAGGCTCGTCGGCCCAACCAAAAAATCGTTTTTGGTCGTATTTTCCGTGGCGCCGACGCTTTGCCAGGAATCCGTCGTCTTTACGGAATCACCACCACTTTATTGATCTTCCGGACGCTCATGCCGGCGGGGTAGGCGTAGCTGACGGCGAAGTCCCAGCCCCAGACGGTCAGGCCGAACGGTGCGTCGCTTTGGGCGGTGTGGACGCCGTTGTCGCAGGTGCCTTGCGGTTTTGTCGCCGTGACCAGATCGACGGTGGTGAATTCGTAGTCGCCGGCGATTCCGATCGGCGTCCATCCGGTCAATGTACCGGCACAGTCGAGAGTGACGTCACTGAACGATGGCCCGATCTTTTGCCGCACGAAAACCAAGTTGGTGTCGCTGTAAGTCGGATCGGTCAGGAACACGTACGAGTTCAACCACTGCTGCGGCGGCACGCTGTTGACGGTTTCCGGATCGCCGGGACCCGCGACATCGATGGGGATGGCCTGCCAGCCCGTCATGTGCCCGGCCAGATAGAAGGGATGTTGCTCGTCGGCGCTTTTCACCGTGAAGGCGTCGGCGGTGGTGAATTCGAACGACTGGCCGCGATTGACCGTCGCCGGGGCGCCGCCCGGCGGCGCCGGATCGTACGTCAAGGTGGTGCCGTCGACGGCGCCGACCAGCGTCCAGGGAACAGTCTCGTGCACGCCGGCCACTCGATCGCGATAGCGGACGGCGGCGTACTCGAAACCAAGCAGGTTGACGGGGACCAGTTGCTGGTGAGCGGCGTCGCAGGCGCCCGTCCCGACGGGAATGTCCATGCACGATTGCCCGCCCCAAACACCGATGGCTTTGTTCGCGCTGATCGCGCTGCCGGCCAGTTCGTCGGATTGCAAGAACTGCAGCACCTGGCCCGCCGCTAGACTGTAGGTGTTCGCCTGGCCGCGCCCGGCGGCGGCGACGCCGGTGCCGGCGACGATGGGGGCGGTCGGATTGATGGTGATCTGCGTGTCGTCCTGGGCGGCGACGATCTGGACCGACGGCAGGCCGCCGCTTTGCGGGTCGGCTTTGTATCCGTCGGCGGCAACGTAATTGATTCCCCAGGCGGACGTCGGCACCAACAACGTGGCGCTGGAGACATGGCTCTTCGCACCGCCGTACGGATAGATGTCGTACGCGGCGGCGGGGGCGCTGGTGCTGATGTGAAAAGCGTGGGTCGCACCGGTACCCGCGACCGTGGCCACGGTGGTGAGTCCGGCGGCGACCGGGCAGTCGACGTGGTCGTCTTTGAACGGGCCGGTGTCGGTGTTCGGCAGGGCATTCAAGAACAAGATGGCCATCTGTCCGGGCGCCAACTTTCCGCCCGGCAAAGCGTCGTACGTCAAGACCCCGGCCGATGCTTTCGGCGACCGGGCGATCTGCGCGACATCAAGCGACTGTCCGGCGTAGGCCACTGTCACTGTGATGGGCGCGGTCCAGGTGTTGGCCAGCATCGCCGCAAAACAGGATCCGTCGGTCGACGTTCCCGGCGGGGGAACCACCGCGTAAAAATCGCAGCCCTGCGCGCTGCCGGTGGCTTCGGCGATGGCGCAGCCTTCGACACAAGCTCCTTGCTGGCAGGCCTGGTCGTCGGAGCAGGTCTTGACCACGCTGCCGTTGCAGTCGGTGACCGCGCGCTGGTCGCTGCTGCAGGTCAGGCAGTCGGACGCACCGCCCGCGCCGCCGGTTCCGGTGGCGGCGTCGCCCGTTCCACCAGCGGCGCCCGCCTGATCGCTTTGCTGATCAGACCCGGCATCGCGTCCCGTCGGTGACAGGTTGCCGCCGCTGATCCGGGCGCAGCCGGCCACCGCGACGGCAAACAAAAACCCGAACCCGATCCTCTTCATGTCGACCTCGCCGAAAAACCGCCGGCGGCTTCACCACTGATGGTTCGACGGCCGCCAACCTTTCAAAGGTGTTCCGCGGCACCCTTGCGCAGGCGCCGGCGCCTGGCCAGCGGCGACGTCAGAACCAGCAAGGTGGCCAGAGCGCGGCCGCAACCACTGTCGCTGCCGTCGCTGCCGGCGACGGTGCAGCCTCCTTGCGATGGATCCGGTTGGTGGCCGCACAGGCTGGAAAAGCCGTCAACCGGCAAGCAGCTGTCGTCGGTGGTGGCTCGCCCGGTTGGATAGATCGCGCAGATCCCAGCCTTGTCATCATCTTCCAAGGTTCGATAGGCGATCGAGCCGGGACGGTAGTGGGCGTTCATGGTCGGGCAATCGCTGCCGTCGCTCAGGCACGCCACCGTCGAGTGGGAAAGCCCGAAAAAGTGTCCGGTCTCGTGGGTGAGGATGGACTGCAGATCATAGCTGGTCCCGCCGCCGGCGTCGTTGGTGGACAGCGGCGCCTGGCTGCCGTTGATCTCGATGTCGGCGTCGACGATCTGACCGTTGGTCTTGTTGTACGTCACCGTGGTCAGGGCCAGCGTCGAGGTGGGATCGCTGACGGCGGATTCGGGCCAGGTGTCGTCGCGAAAGACGATGATGTTGGCGTTGCCGCCGGCGGTCTTCTGCCCGTCGTTGAACTCGCGGGCGGCGCACACCACCGGACCGCGGTTCATGGCAGTGATCGACAGTGGCTGGCCATCGCAGGTCACGCCGGTCCAGGTGGCGAACACCGTGTCGACGATGGTGGTGGCCACGTCCAGTGACGCCCACTTCGACGCGTCCTGCTGCAGGTCATAGCTGACGCAGCCGCCGGGCCAGAAGATCGGGATGTTCGGCAGCTGCTTGGTGACGCAATCAGCGTCGGGCGGGTTGCAGGTGTCACCGCAGGTGGTGGTGCGGCAGAAGGCCTGGGCGCGCGCCGGGACCAACAGCGACACCACCGACGCGCCCAAAGCGACGCCCGCGACGACCAGGCTACGGTGCATGGCTAGTCCGTGCCGCGTGGATCAGTTGCGCTGCTTGCTCCAGCGTCTTGCCATCGAGCGACGGCGGGACCGCCAGCGGCGCGCCCGCCGGCGCTGCCTTGGCTATCAATCGCGGCAGCGCCGGAAAACGGCGCACCCGACTGTTCGGCCCGACGGCGCCTCTATCAAGGAGGAACTGCCCTTGCGACATCCCGACCACGCCGTGCGGCCCGTCAGGAAAATGGCGCAGAAAAAACAGAGCTGGCTGGCCGGGCGCCAGGACAGCCTCGCCATCCACGCGCTGGCCGATGTCGCCGATGCTGCCGCCCAGCGTGCGAATCCAAAGCTCGGCGGGCGCGCTGCCGTCGATGACCCGATCGACGCGCACCTGGGTATAGGTGACGATGCGGCGACCGCGTCCGCCGGGGCTGTCCTCCCAGACCACCGTCGCCTGAACCGGCGTGGCCGCCACCACCAGCGTCGCGCGCGCCACCAGATCGTCAAGGCTGAGCGCCAACGTCGTCGATGCCCGCCCAGCGCGTGGTGACCCGCCCGCCAAGGCGCCGATCACGGCGGCGACCACCATCGGCAAACGAAACCCGATCCGCATGCGCCAGTCTTGACACCCCAGCCGTAGCGCCGTCAATGAGGCGGTCGCACAACTTTGCAAAGGTCGTCGGGGCGACGGACGCCGCGGCAGCTTTGCGGCGAATGCGCGCTGACGTAAGATAGGGCGCCCTGACGTGGCCATGGTTGCCGCCACAGGGCACCTGAATGGCCGAAACGGGAGACCGCTTCTACGTTCGACGGACAACCGGCGATTTGATCGGTCCCCTGTCGAAAGACGCCATCGCCGATCTATTGAGCAAAGGCCAGCTGGACGGCGGCG
The window above is part of the Polyangia bacterium genome. Proteins encoded here:
- a CDS encoding tetratricopeptide repeat protein, coding for MMGKAGCNFAGAIGLLAFLGGAVTIAGCATAPRPVTKLVNGRIVASRPISPNAYEHVTRSLLYEEEERWEEAAAELQRALPFDSDAPELNAHLAELFLKLGRLDDAGDQVRRSLHIEPTVDGWVASAHLKQARGDIAGTLDSLRHAVALSVDDDDPEAAERAYLDLADEEIVALEIDAAFQTTRQLVGSEPDSQRARIQLSALAWALGKFDDAEASLRAALEQEPGDVESRLMLAELQVARGSVAAAKASFREAMDRSDSPLEIAAAFVGWMTSRGDTAEAAEVADRLTAEGGDPQSLEQMSRIERAAKRWDRALALANKALRAGENAGHVALLVGAAQADSGNRAAAVMSYLSVQPDANDYLEARLRAAEILRDEGKTDEAGKLIDQELGAVSDADARASLLVNRSLIDEKTGDAVRAARRLDDGLAKDPGNARLLMARAAVEDRRGDWRASLTLAEKVLAKDPRSVEALNFIGFVSAEHAFELPRATRQLQAAIALNPGTGGILDSLGWAYFRAGDLTRASQFLEQANRLEPGDPEILEHLGDLAAGQHAPARALEIYRQALGRSPSDRTARELQDRVRTLDAKSAAGR
- a CDS encoding ABC transporter ATP-binding protein produces the protein MSGAGDAGPLLQVRGLTTVIRSGGRELPAVSEVSFTVAAGRTLGLVGESGCGKSLTALSILRLLPEPAARIAGGAIYFDGVDLAAAPEAILRDIRGRSIAMIFQEPSTALNPVLTIADQVGEPLRIHQGLSRKQADARAVALLEKVGIPAAAERARAYPHQLSGGMKQRATIAMALSCAPRLLIADEPTTALDVTVQAQILQLLGRLGRELGMAQLLITHDLGVVAETCDDVAVMYAGRIVEHATASALFAAPRHPYTVGLLRAVPRAESTNPAHAAPGSATRARLLEIAGTVPPLSAPPPGCAFADRCPRADAACRAALPKLAPTADDPAHLVRCIHPHAPGEKVV
- a CDS encoding ABC transporter ATP-binding protein, which gives rise to MIAPRSPLLRVDGLVKHFVQGGGLRGPRAVVHAIDGVSFDLAAGETLGLVGESGSGKTTLGRTVLRLYEPTAGRVLFEGADLRTLPPPALRQMRQHMQMIFQDPVGSLNPRLTVEDIVAEPLDIHGLAASRADRRARASALLERVGLRPDALARRPHEFSGGQRQRIGIARALASRPRFIVADEPISALDVSIQAQIVNLLGDLQAADGLAFLFISHDLKVVRHLAQRVAVMYLGQIVELAAAPALYAAPGHPYTRALLSAIPSVDPERKRLRVLLEGDPPSPLAPPRGCRFHPRCPIYAEKRDPVCVETPPPLAPFAGASDGQVAACHFAG
- a CDS encoding YbhB/YbcL family Raf kinase inhibitor-like protein, which translates into the protein MDTASNDSGTDVVAGPLTMTSTSLKMMGANLVFPAANSAPMNVSPALAWTGVPAGTLSFAISMYDVTMTNTHWILWDIPASLTMLPAGLPRGAMPTNPAGASQKDAFNNTAGWEGPGGGSVDNYELEIWALNVAKLPNSVAGQSLNTMHSTGLATAKIASFTIKAQGKVNGL
- a CDS encoding IgGFc-binding protein, which encodes MKRIGFGFLFAVAVAGCARISGGNLSPTGRDAGSDQQSDQAGAAGGTGDAATGTGGAGGASDCLTCSSDQRAVTDCNGSVVKTCSDDQACQQGACVEGCAIAEATGSAQGCDFYAVVPPPGTSTDGSCFAAMLANTWTAPITVTVAYAGQSLDVAQIARSPKASAGVLTYDALPGGKLAPGQMAILFLNALPNTDTGPFKDDHVDCPVAAGLTTVATVAGTGATHAFHISTSAPAAAYDIYPYGGAKSHVSSATLLVPTSAWGINYVAADGYKADPQSGGLPSVQIVAAQDDTQITINPTAPIVAGTGVAAAGRGQANTYSLAAGQVLQFLQSDELAGSAISANKAIGVWGGQSCMDIPVGTGACDAAHQQLVPVNLLGFEYAAVRYRDRVAGVHETVPWTLVGAVDGTTLTYDPAPPGGAPATVNRGQSFEFTTADAFTVKSADEQHPFYLAGHMTGWQAIPIDVAGPGDPETVNSVPPQQWLNSYVFLTDPTYSDTNLVFVRQKIGPSFSDVTLDCAGTLTGWTPIGIAGDYEFTTVDLVTATKPQGTCDNGVHTAQSDAPFGLTVWGWDFAVSYAYPAGMSVRKINKVVVIP
- a CDS encoding matrixin family metalloprotease codes for the protein MHRSLVVAGVALGASVVSLLVPARAQAFCRTTTCGDTCNPPDADCVTKQLPNIPIFWPGGCVSYDLQQDASKWASLDVATTIVDTVFATWTGVTCDGQPLSITAMNRGPVVCAAREFNDGQKTAGGNANIIVFRDDTWPESAVSDPTSTLALTTVTYNKTNGQIVDADIEINGSQAPLSTNDAGGGTSYDLQSILTHETGHFFGLSHSTVACLSDGSDCPTMNAHYRPGSIAYRTLEDDDKAGICAIYPTGRATTDDSCLPVDGFSSLCGHQPDPSQGGCTVAGSDGSDSGCGRALATLLVLTSPLARRRRLRKGAAEHL